CCTTCTAAGTTACAGCAAGTTCCCTATAAAACAGTAAGTAAAGAAACGAATACTCTCAGATTCTCTTGTAATGACTGCAAAAAGATTCAGTCTATAAGCCCCAAGTTGTTAGTGTGTCAACTAGTAGAAAATGcagttttttttagtacacAAAATTGTATTTACATGCTCCTTTTGCTCTATCATccccaacaaacaaaacaccaGTGAAAGTGATATATAATTATCTTCAAGTTCTCAATCCTGTTGTCACTTACAATAATAATTGTAATAGACAAGCTCAATAGACACGAATTTCCTAAACAGTGTTGTGTTAATTTGCTAGACGACAGTTTGTCTTAAAACGGTCAGTTATTAGGGTGTAAACATTTGAAATATCCAGTTTTTAAAATGACCCACTTGTGAGGAAAACGTTCGTGTGTTGCGTCAAAggcaaaatataaaaatcacTGTTACCAGGAGGAAGCATAAGTTtatgtaaaaaagaaaaaagcccaAGACATATATGACCAAAAATCAACTAGGGCAGCTTGGACAatagaaaaaaagggagacCAAGGCATTTGACTAAAACAAGGCATTCGAAGGttggcaaaaacaaaaaggagacAAGTCATTCGAAGAGAGAGACAGCCCATCTTCAACCTTCGTCTTCGTCGGCGTCCCCAAATCTTGGTTCACGAAACTGGAGAGGAACTCAGGGGTTTTGATACGACAGTTGTTCGCaattgtttctctctcttctctcggCTCCCTTCCGCACCCGCACTCGCACTCGCACTCGAAGGAACTCAGTGATAGCGCCGTCTCTTTCGGCTCCCTCTCtcaggtaattttttttttcttttcaatttcttctcatttactttctgttattttttcctttctttaattctttgtttgttgtctttaaaaacccaatttcaatTGATGAGGTAAAAGCCCCAATTTTTAGGTTGATTGAATATAGCAGTGTAGCAGATATTAATGTCTAGCAGCAGCAGTAGTCTAGGTCCACAAACTCGATTATGTAGGAAGAACAATACTATACCTTCCCCGTTAATTATAGCCTACATATATACAAGCTTTTTCACTCATatatataaccaaaaaaagttGTAATGCTAATACTATAATACTCAATAATCTcttctttacttttctttgcagcaaaaaaaaaaaaaaaaaaaaaggaaaatgatcaAGAATAACTTATCTATGCTTTTGTCTGGCACAATGCAAGTTCTCAACACATACAACATATATGCTATTACATATTTGTTGATCTTCTTTGCATCTAGTTGAGGATGAACAACTTCAAAATTTGACTTTAACCATGAAAGACTACACTTCGTTCCTTTATTGCACTTAACCATTCCAAAAATTGTCCAAGCGAGTTCTCTAGAGTCTAGATTGCTACCGGTAACTGGATTGCCATCTATCGGCAATCCAGTTATCCTAAGCACGTCTTCTAATCTTAAAACATACTTCCATTTGCCAAATATAAATTGTCCTTTTTTATAACATGCTAAAATGGTATTTAACATAGTTAAATCATGCTTCACCGTAAGCCTAGCATACTTCAAATAGGTATCGAATCATGTTCCTTCAAGTTGGCATTCAACCCTTTTATTCACATTCCATTTCATCAAAAACTTCATAAATTGATGAAAGGGTTGAAGGGTTAAATTGAAGGAACATGATTCGATACCTACTTGAAGTATGCTAGGCTTACGGTGAAGCATGATTTGGCTATGTTAAATGCCATTTTAGcatgttataaaaaaagacaatttaGATTTGGCAAGTGGAAGTATGTTTTAAGATTAGAAGACGTGCGTAGGATAACTGGATTGCCGATAGATGGCAATCCAGTTACCAATAGCAATCTAGATTCTAGAGAACTCGCTTGGACAATTTTTGGAATGGTTGAGTGCAATAAAGGAACGAAGTGTAGTCTTTCATGGTTAAAGTCAAATTTTGAAGTTGTTCCTACTCAACTAGATGCAAAGGAGATTGACAAATATGTAATAGCATATATGTTGTACGTGTTGAGAACTTGCATTTTGCCAGACAAAAGCAGAGATAAGGTGTGGCTCCTGTATCTTCACAACACACTTGAAAATGTGAAGACTTATGCATTTGGGGCAGCAATGCTGGCACATCTCCAAAATGCTATAGAAGATTTTTCAGAGAGCCCGAAAAGTAAACGCTTTGTTGGAGATGCTGCATTTCTAACAgtaaatattaatttcatgccttaaaaaaaaatagagtatGAAAGGTATTCTTTCGAAGGCCTTAAATTTTTTCAGGTTGCTATAATGGAGTATATCCCGGAGCGTGCTTATAAACTCATGAAAAGAAATGATTTTGCCAAACCTGATAAATTCCCTTTGCTCATCGGATGGGGAGAGGTGTACAAGCAAAGGCTGGAAAGCAAGTACAAGGCTTCTATGGAAGAGTATGTTGATGTGCTGAAGAATATTGAAGAGGTAAGGTAGTTATTCTAGTTTACCTTGAATTTATGCGTGcacttctctctctgtttcatTCATATAATTTGCTTCTTGTAGGTTACATGGCAGCCATATGCAAGGCTTACTGAGTCCTTGCCGGATTGTTTAAAACCTCAATTGATCATGCGTTTGAGTAGAACAGTCATGATCTGTTTTAACTACGTGGCTTACCATCGCCCCGACAAATGCATAAAGAAGTTTGGCTTCCACAAAGTTGATTTTAGTGCTTGCTGCCAGGTGAAGTCATACCAATCAAAAGCTATGAGTGGGCCAGGGTAAGTATATTATTCTAAGAAACATTACGTACTGGATTGGGAGTGCAGACATATATGTTTGATACAATGCATTGATGTTCTGGCCAACTCTCCAACACCTGATTTGGATGAACCCAATCCCAACAGTTTTGCTATGTGCAGCCCTACAACACCTGTTATATATATTGCAAAATTGGTGATGGCATATAGAAAATTTACTGATATCCATGCTCTATAATATCACCGTTATTGGTACATGTtacttaattttctaaatGGCTTTGCaaatgtttgattttttggttttttgtctTAAAATGAGGATGCACCTGTACCTGGACACACTGCCACTCCCTCTCCCTCTGCCTTCATGCCCGCTTCCTTTGGACACACTGCCACTCTCTCTCAACACACTGCCACTCCCTCTCCCTCTGCCTTCATGCCCGCTTCCTTTGGACACACTGCCACTTTCTCTCAACACACTGCCACTCCCTCTCCCTCTGCCTTCATGCCCACTTCTTTGGACACACTCCCACTCCCTCTCTAATGGAAGAAGATGGATGGTCAGAGGCTCAAGTTAACATAGAGGATGAAGAGGTCCGAACTTCAGAGGCTCAAGTCCGAACTTCACAGGCTCAAGGTAACAATATTATAATGGTTATTCATTTATTACATGATTACCCAATCAATTGTTATCAACACTAAATATATTGAATGGCAGGAGTGGAGTCTCAATCTAAATATAGTTAATTGTGTTTAATATCTTTgcttagttttctttttcacacTGTTACTACCATGTAGTTCTgatcctaaaccctaaactccATAGGCTCAAGGTAACAATTATAATGGTCATTCATTGATTCACAATGCCTTGTATTATATACTACATTTTCCTTCAATGAAGTTAGtaaatttgataaattttaaTCAAATTGGATATTAAGTTCTTCCAATTCTTGACAGCTTGTATTACCCAAAATACTCAAGCTGTGCAAACCCCACCTTCACAGCTTGTATTTTCAGTCATAGACCAGGAGGCAGAGCCCTCCACCTTGCCTAGGCCAGTTCCGCAGCATAATTCTACTGCTGACCCGTCAACATCTCATATACAAGATGTGCAGACCCCACCTTCACAGCATGCATCTTCAGTCATAGACCAGGAGGCAGAGCCCTCCACCTTGCCTAGGCCAGTTCCGCAGCATAGTTCTACTGTTGACCCCTCAACATCTCATCAGGCATCTCCATCATGCAATCCTCCGCTACCGGGATCTCAAGATCAACAATCTGCTGCAGCACCAGCAGAAGTTGCAGAAGCGGCAAAACCACCAGTCTTCAATTCATCGCCTTCCATAGCTACCAactcaaaatctgaaaacaacCCATTATCACAGTTGGTCGATGCCATACGCTTCATGTTAGATCCAAAGGTATTtaccattttctttataaacTTCCAAGTGATTTACATATAATTTGTCATTTCTTGAGTGTAAATTATCACACATGCACATGCCCTGATTTAATTGAAGTTGCCATTGTTTTGCAATCAATTTTAACATGCAAATACTAGTTGTTATTTTTCTGTTATTTCAATCTCTACTCTGGATCTGAATAGATTAAATTAACAAGAAATAActatttttggtttggttgaaAGGTTAAAGAGCGTGCTGTTGAAATTGGCGAGGCCATGGATGTCGAAGATGGGGTGACAGGAGCAGAGAATGTCTTTCATAGACACTTTCCTCACAATATATCTGAGGATAAACCCGAGTCATTGCCAGCTAGAAGAGGCTTATTTTTCATCAGGAGATGTTTTGGCTACTCCTCCTACACATGATTCTTCACTAGTCCACAGCCATGTTTTCTTCGTATTATGTGCAAGACATCAGAAATGTAAAGTTCTGATATCCTCTTACTAGGTTACTTTGACATTACAtcgtttttgttttgctcgtCATACAAATCTTCTACAGatgactttgttttcattattaaaaagaaaaaaaatgcatattgACCACACACAAAATGCATGAATTTCCTAGTTCAAAATTACCAAATATAAGGAAACTGCCCCTACTTGTTTAAAGGAGTCGAGCAAGAGCATCAAAGAATTTCACGGTCTTGGGCCAGTCACATGTTTATGTAATGTCTACTAGGGCCAATTCCGCCAGGGCAGTAAAAACTGTTATTGGAAGCGTTTTTAACACACTGAGAAATGTGTGAGTTTTTATAACAAGTAGTTAAAATTTACCCCATACTTCTATAAATGcctgtttttataaaataaaataaaaaatttaaaaagcaaaaaattcaCCTAAATACACTCAAATAACTCAAATGCCCTCGAAGCTAAAACCCTCCATAAACTTAAAAAGCGAAACCTGCAATCTCATTTTCATCGGCATAAAACGTATGAACTCTCCTACGTTTTGATCAATGTTATATCATTGGAGGGACAAGCTTTGTGGGTGATAACGATTAAGCCAAAAATTGTCATTGACCCCATTAACAAGCTTCTGTAAATTATTTATGTGACTTTGAGAACCAGACATCTCAATTGGGCTCCCTTGTTTCCCATCATGTAATGCGGCCAACTTGAACCATGAATACCATTTCGAGGACTTGAAAATGCAAATCCTATTCCCACATTTGAGTACGCATCCCACGGCCTCTCCTCCACCTTTCTAAGTTACAGCAAGTTTTTCTCGACTTGAGTTCCCTATAACAGTAAGTAAAGAAACGAATACCCCCAGATTCTCTTGTAATGACTGCAAAAAGATTCAGTCTATGAGCCCCAAGTTGTTAGTGTGTCAACTAGTTGAAAATGCAGTTCTGTTACTACACAAAATTGTATTTACAGGCTCCTTTTGCTCTACCTTTATCTTCAAGTTCTCAATCCTGTTGTCACTACAACAATAATTGTAATAGACGACACTCAATAGACGACGAATTTCCTAAACAGTGTCGTGTTAGTTTGCTAGACGACAATCTGTCTTAAAACGGTCGTCTATTTAGGGTGTTAAACGTTTGAAATATCCAGTTTTTAAAATGGCCCACTTGTTAGGACAACGTTCGTGTGTCTTATTTGCAtcaaaggaaaatataaaaatcgCTGTTACCAGGAGGAAGCATAAGTTTATgtccccaaaaaaataaataaataaataaaacgaaGACCAAGGCATTTGACTAAAACAACTAAAGACATTCGAAGGATAAACTCTGAAAGGATAAAATCTGTTTGTGGCATTTAAATTCTTATAGAGCAACCACCAATGTTGTTTATCATAGCAAGATAAactagtttcaattttttataattctttaATGTCAATGATGTGAGGTGTGTTATGCTATGCTTTCACTATTAACCACTTATTACATGTTGAACATGAGGTTGAACTTGCTTGCAAGTTTGAAGGACTCGAGCATTTTAAGGTTATTTGCTTTAATGGTGCTTATGTATAGGATATTTGCTTTTGCATGTTTCAGgttattgatattttcttcTGCATTTTGCAGGTTGCTGCTGATCCTTCCTTGAGTTTAAAGCAAAGAGCTCTCAATGCAGATGCTAATGCGCTTTGATGAGAAAAGTAGCAACTTTATTGTACATAAATTGGTCGAATCGCAAGCCACTTTTATGTTCAATGCTCAAGTGTTGAAACATACAATGAAATGTTGAGCCGCCACCTGAATGAGACTCGAGTTATTGTTTTTGTGAACTATTTTATCTgtatttttactttattttcctACCATTTACACCCCATTCATTTCTTCAACCAAACTCGTTTTCAGAAAAGAATCCTACGCACAGCCTCGAAATATGTGTCTCTCTATTTCTTGTAAAACAGAGTTCCTTTTGCTGTTCCTTCAGGTAATAGACATGGTAGCTCACTCTTcagaatttgaaaaatattgttgTTTGAGATGAGGAACAGAATGAGCTAGAGATGTTGGTGCGATCATCGTGCCCATTAGAAGTTAAGGGGGGGTCCTCAATGTCAAAACAAGTTTATGAGTAGACTTTTtgcaaaataaattttttagcaATTACCAAAGGGAATAAGCAGACCAAACACTCATCAAAAAGTATGCAGGAATAACCAGCAAGAACTTTTGGATCTCCACCTGAAGGAATGAACTCTAACCCAGCAGTAAGTACGAAATCTTTGAAATTTGCATCAGTTGCTAGCCTAACCCTATGGCCATATTCCTGCAAGTAAAGTAACGCATCCATCAATCTACATGAAATAAGGGATACAGTAGTTATTTTTGAATCATGGCTGTATTAAATTACCAATTGGTTAACACTTCAGCGCtactatatatgtatatgtgtgtgtgtgtatatatagttATTCTCTTATCTGGATGTTCGCACGTTATTATCGTGCAGATGTCATTGTAAACAGGCAAGAAAGTAGAGAGGAGtagtacaaaataaataatgtcCCCACGATAATAACGTTCAGATGTCCGCATAGGAGAATTTCAGATTGAGACAATTTGACACTCATTTTTAGATTCCACTTGTTAAAATGCAGAAAGATATTCAATTTACAATGCATACAACTAAAAGATGCCAAACCCCTTTCATAATTTTTGTTCTAGAGCTACTTCTACCGTCCATGAAATTATACGCAAAATTTAGGCCCGCAACATGGATGGATATGGCTGCCATATTATCATTGATGGTGTTTGGATAATTTTCGAACAACATCAATGCCTATACTCATTTCTTGACTGAGTACCTAATAGTGATCATGTGATGGCAATTGCATATCTAACAAACAGAGAGCATGTCTAGAGTTAGGAAATGTCTGCCATCGAACTGTTTGTTCTCTTCCCTTTCTGGTCAAATTGAAATGAAGTCTTCTGAGTTTTGTTTGCTGTCGTTACCTTCTTGTTACATATCTCAGTGTTGTCTATTACTGAGTTGGACTGGGAATCATATGTTAATTCACGATAGCAATAATTAACCCTtcaaaaacccacaaaaatcTTTCAAAAGATACTACCAAGTTGAAGTAACAAAATAAGCCTGCAGTGTGCAGTAGGCCTCGGTCATTTTGGGTCAATCCTGGCCTTCTTTTAGTAGGCTGGGCTGATTTCCTCCTTGTGCAAATTGGACATGAAGCTCCTGATCATGTGATTAAAATCTATGGTCAATGGCCATGAACAGGTGAATTGTTGAAAATTGAAGCAATCAGAGGTTCCAATTCCTAGTTATATGCTGTCTCTAATTTCTGTCTCACATCAACCTCTGGAAGGTAATAGGTAGAACTTTTGATTCTACAGATCAGTTTGATACTTCAAAAATTATTAGATACGTAACACTTAAGTACatgtttgaattttctaatttGCGTAAACTTATTGCCACGGGTAATTGATAGCATCACATCATCTAGGCATCAGAGAAAAAGATCTATACAGTTGATCATCTACCTTACTATCATGTATGCTATTGAACATCCAAGGGAAAACCCAACATGGTAACCAGAAATGATCACTCAGCTATACCTCCAATGTCGTTTGCTCCGGGTCTGACAATCGTAGGTAAAAGTCTCCAAGATTGGGTAATCATCTCTATGAAGAACCCAAAGATCGTGATTCATTTTGTACAGCATCTCCATTTTCATTGGTTGTCAATAGCATTGAACTTTCCACTGCTCTGTTCACC
The window above is part of the Prunus dulcis chromosome 1, ALMONDv2, whole genome shotgun sequence genome. Proteins encoded here:
- the LOC117614303 gene encoding mucin-2-like, with protein sequence MEEDGWSEAQVNIEDEEVRTSEAQVRTSQAQACITQNTQAVQTPPSQLVFSVIDQEAEPSTLPRPVPQHNSTADPSTSHIQDVQTPPSQHASSVIDQEAEPSTLPRPVPQHSSTVDPSTSHQASPSCNPPLPGSQDQQSAAAPAEVAEAAKPPVFNSSPSIATNSKSENNPLSQLVDAIRFMLDPKVKERAVEIGEAMDVEDGVTGAENVFHRHFPHNISEDKPESLPARRGLFFIRRCFGYSSYT
- the LOC117620024 gene encoding protein MAIN-LIKE 1-like — translated: MVECNKGTKCSLSWLKSNFEVVPTQLDAKEIDKYVIAYMLYVLRTCILPDKSRDKVWLLYLHNTLENVKTYAFGAAMLAHLQNAIEDFSESPKSKRFVGDAAFLTVAIMEYIPERAYKLMKRNDFAKPDKFPLLIGWGEVYKQRLESKYKASMEEYVDVLKNIEEVTWQPYARLTESLPDCLKPQLIMRLSRTVMICFNYVAYHRPDKCIKKFGFHKVDFSACCQVKSYQSKAMSGPG